One genomic window of Nicotiana sylvestris chromosome 10, ASM39365v2, whole genome shotgun sequence includes the following:
- the LOC104225395 gene encoding protein NRT1/ PTR FAMILY 2.13-like, translated as MEDKKNQMKKSSSLSLPSPENGSYDEEKQSCGSDSPSKTSRRKPGGWRAMPYVLGNETFERLASVGLLANFMQFLLTVFHMDQVSASNVLNIWSGVTNFIPLLGAFISDAYIGRFWTIAFASVFEMLGMLTLTFIPWLPQLHPTPCNPQVGQQCKGPNKSQLGFLVMGLGFLSIGSGGIRPCSIPFGVDQFDSTTDEGRKGIASFFNWYYTSFTVVLIIALTLVVYIQDSVSWVIGFGIPTVLMFLSLILFFIGTRVYVYVKPEESIFSSIVQVFVAMHKKRKLKLPDERESNGVFCDPPLPKGSIVKKLPLTNKYRSLNKAAMVMEGEINTDGTPTNTWRLCSIQQIEEVKCLLKIIPVWATGIICFTAMAQQGTFTVSQALKMDRHLGPKFQIPAGTLSVISMITIGIWLPIYDRLIVPSIRKITRIEGGITLLQRIGIGMIFSILSMVVAGQIEKVRRNSAIMHGSADGIAPITVLWLAPQLILMGFAEAFNIIGQIEFYNKEFPENMSSVANSLFSCTVAGASYLSSFLVNILHNTTGGHGHPDWLTKDINQGRVENYYYLIAGLGVLNLFWFIYVARRYQYKTRLEVDDGIKPYSEVHELQDMKY; from the exons ATGGAGGACAAGAAAAACCAGATGAAAAAGTCTTCATCTTTATCATTGCCATCGCCTGAAAATGGTAGCTATGATGAGGAAAAACAAAGCTGCGGCAGTGATTCTCCGTCGAAAACAAGCAGGAGAAAACCTGGTGGATGGAGGGCTATGCCTTATGTTCTAG GAAATGAGACATTTGAGAGATTAGCATCAGTAGGGCTATTGGCAAACTTCATGCAGTTTTTATTAACAGTGTTTCATATGGATCAAGTGTCTGCTTCAAATGTTCTAAATATATGGTCTGGTGTTACTAATTTCATACCATTGCTCGGTGCTTTCATTTCCGATGCATATATCGGTCGATTTTGGACTATTGCTTTTGCCTCCGTTTTCGAAATGTTG GGAATGCTGACATTGACCTTCATACCTTGGTTACCTCAGCTACACCCCACTCCCTGCAATCCACAAGTGGGCCAACAATGCAAGGGCCCAAATAAATCACAATTGGGCTTTTTAGTAATGGGCCTAGGATTTTTGTCCATTGGGTCTGGTGGAATAAGGCCCTGTAGTATCCCATTTGGTGTTGACCAATTTGATTCAACAACTGATGAAGGAAGAAAAGGAATTGCTAGCTTCTTTAATTGGTATTACACTTCATTTACAGTGGTTCTGATCATTGCACTTACTCTAGTGGTATACATTCAAGATTCTGTGAGTTGGGTAATAGGTTTTGGTATTCCTACAGTGCTCATGTTCTTGTCTCTCATTCTATTTTTTATCGGGACGCGAGTATACGTTTATGTGAAGCCCGAAGAAAGTATTTTCTCTAGCATTGTTCAGGTTTTTGTTGCGATGCACAAAAAACGTAAGCTTAAGCTTCCAGATGAGAGGGAAAGTAACGGGGTTTTCTGTGATCCCCCGTTACCCAAAGGGTCCATTGTGAAGAAACTCCCTTTAACCAATAAGTACAG GTCTTTGAATAAAGCAGCTATGGTGATGGAGGGTGAAATTAATACTGATGGTACTCCTACAAATACCTGGAGATTATGCAGTATCCAACAAATAGAAGAAGTAAAATGTCttctcaaaataattccagtttgGGCAACAGGTATCATATGTTTCACAGCCATGGCACAACAAGGCACATTTACAGTGTCACAAGCTCTAAAAATGGACCGTCATCTCGGCCCCAAATTTCAAATCCCAGCGGGTACACTCTCTGTTATATCGATGATCACAATAGGTATATGGTTACCAATCTACGACCGACTAATCGTTCCATCCATTAGAAAAATCACAAGAATTGAAGGCGGAATCACATTGTTACAAAGAATTGGAATTGGGATGATTTTTTCAATTTTGTCTATGGTTGTAGCAGGACAAATTGAAAAAGTGAGAAGAAATTCAGCTATAATGCATGGTAGTGCAGATGGAATTGCACCTATTACAGTATTGTGGTTAGCTCCACAATTAATACTAATGGGATTTGCTGAGGCTTTTAACATTATTGGCCAAATTGAGTTTTACAACAAGGAATTTCCTGAAAATATGAGCAGTGTGGCTAATTCTTTGTTTTCTTGCACAGTGGCTGGGGCAAGTTATTTAAGCAGTTTTTTGGTAAACATTTTGCATAATACTACAGGGGGACATGGACATCCAGATTGGTTAACAAAGGATATTAATCAAGGTAGAGTTGAGAATTATTACTACCTAATTGCAGGATTAGGAGTATTAAACTTGTTCTGGTTCATATACGTTGCTCGTCGATATCAGTATAAGACTAGATTAGAAGTTGATGATGGAATTAAGCCTTATTCTGAGGTTCATGAACTTCAAGACATGAAGTATTAA